In one window of Erinaceus europaeus chromosome 17, mEriEur2.1, whole genome shotgun sequence DNA:
- the C17H11orf98 gene encoding uncharacterized protein C11orf98 homolog, with protein sequence MAGPGGKINRPRTELKKKLFKRRRMLNRDRRLKHRVVGAVIDAGLTTRHHLKKRASSARANITLSGKKRRKLLQQIRLSQKEKTSMEVEAPLKPARTNESQPKRQKKTKAPQDVDMEDLEDKS encoded by the exons ATGGCGGGCCCCGGCGGCAAGATTAACCGACCCCGAACG GAGCTGAAGAAGAAGCTCTTCAAGCGCCGGCGGATGCTGAACCGAGATCGACGGCTGAAGCACCGGGTGGTCGGGGCTGTGATCGACGCAGGCCTGACCACTCGCCACCACCTCAAGAAGCGGGC GTCCAGTGCACGTGCCAACATCACGCTGTCAGGAAAGAAGCGCAGAAAACTCCTCCAGCAGATCCGTCTTTCCCAGAAAGAGAAAACTTCCATGGAAG tGGAAGCTCCTCTCAAGCCAGCCAGGACAAATGAATCACAGCCCAAAAGGCAAAAGAAGACAAAAGCCCCCCAAGACGTAGACATGGAAGACCTTGAAGATAAGAGCTAG
- the CSKMT gene encoding citrate synthase-lysine N-methyltransferase CSKMT, mitochondrial → MALLRRILRTETLAAGVRLTSSGSGGSLAGRCLADRQLWDELHSQPRSSHTPTFDWFFGYEEVQGLLVPLLQKPWVTDPVRVLDVGCGTSNLCTGLYTKYPHPVDILGVDFSAVAMAHMDNLLAGGHGHNALCPAHPSSRLSFLQADAQNLESVAPSGSFQLVLDKGTWDAVARGGLPRACKLLSECLRVLNPQGTLIQFSDEDPDVRMPCLELGSQGWTVSMQELGPFRGITYFAYLIKGVPADDTVNWTQEH, encoded by the exons ATGGCTTTGCTGCGCCGAATCTTGCGTACGGAAACCCTGGCGGCAGGGGTGCGCCTCACCTCGTCGGGGAGTGGAG GCTCCCTAGCTGGTAGATGCCTGGCCGACCGCCAGCTCTGGGATGAACTTCACTCCCAGCCCCGTTCCAGCCACACCCCCACCTTCGACTGGTTCTTTGGATACGAGGAAGTCCAAGGCCTCCTGGTCCCCCTGCTGCAAAAGCCATGGGTTACCGATCCGGTGCGGGTGCTGGACGTGGGCTGTGGGACCTCAAACCTGTGCACAGGTCTCTACACAAAGTACCCTCACCCTGTGGACATCTTGGGCGTGGACTTCTCTGCTGTGGCCATGGCACACATGGACAACCTCCTGGCAGGTGGCCACGGGCACAATGCTTTGTGCCCTGCACACCCTTCCTCCCGCCTCAGTTTCCTGCAGGCTGATGCCCAGAACCTGGAATCAGTGGCTCCCTCCGGGTCCTTCCAGCTAGTACTGGACAAGGGCACCTGGGATGCTGTTGCCCGGGGTGGACTGCCTAGAGCTTGCAAGCTGCTGTCAGAATGCTTAAGGGTTCTGAATCCTCAAGGGACCCTGATTCAGTTCTCAGACGAGGATCCTGATGTGCGCATGCCCTGTTTGGAGCTAGGTTCTCAAGGCTGGACTGTTTCTATGCAGGAACTTGGCCCTTTCCGGGGAATCACTTACTTTGCTTACTTGATAAAAGGGGTCCCAGCAGATGATACAGTAAATTGGACTCAAGAGCATTAG
- the INTS5 gene encoding integrator complex subunit 5, with the protein MRSLHSAAPASGSGSGSGMSALCDPPGGPGPPGPAPATHGPAPLSAQELSQEIKAFLTGVDPILGHQLSAREHARCGLLLLRSLPPARAAVLDHLRGVFDESVRAHLAALDESPVAGPPHLRPPPPSHIPAGGPGLEDVVQEVQQVLSEFIRANPKAWAPVISAWSIDLMGQLSSTYSGQHQRVPHATGSLNELLQLWMGCRATRTLMDIYVQCLSALIGSCPDACVDALLDTSVQHSPHFDWVVAHIGSSFPGTIISRVLSCGLKDFCVHGGAGGGAAGSSGNSQTPSADPFPGSPAIPGDKRVPKIASVVGILGHLASRHGDSIRRELLRMFHDSLAGGTGGRSGDPSLQATVPFLLQLAVMSPALLGTVSGELVDCLKPPSVLSQLQQHLQGFPREELDNMLNLAVHLVSQASGAGAYRLLQFLVDTAMPASVITTQGLAVPDTVREACDRLIQLLLLHLQKLVHHRGGSPGDGILGPPPPPRTVPFLDALRNHVGELCGETLRLERKRFLWQHQLLGLLSVYTRPSCGPDALGHLLSWARSPEELSLATQLYAGLVVSLSGLLPLAFHSCLARVHAGTLQPLFTARFLRNLALLVGWEQQGGESPAALGARFGESASAHLSDLAPLLLHPEEEVAEAAATLLAICPFPPESLSPSQLLGLVRAGVHRFFASLRLHGPPGVASASQLLTRLSQTSAAGLKAVLQLLVEGALHRGNTELFGGEVDGDGETLSVASTPLTFASLLDTNRRHTAAVPGPGGIWSVFHAGVIGRGLKPPKFVHSRNQQEVIYNTQCLLRLLVHCCSAPGGTECGGCWGAPSLSPEAAKAVAVTLVESVCPDAAGAELAWPPEEHARATVERDLRIGRRFREQPLLFELLKLVAAAPPALCYCSVLLRGLLAALLGHWEASRHPDTTHSPWHLEASCTLVAVMAEGSLLPPALGNMHEVFSQLAPFEVRLLLLSVWGFLREHGPLPQKFIFQSERGRFIRDFSREGGGEGGPHLAVLHSVLHRNIDRLGLFSGRFQAPAPSTLLRQGT; encoded by the exons ATGCGCTCCCTGCACTCTGCCGCTCCCGCCTCGGGCTCGGGCTCGGGCTCCGGGATGTCCGCGTTGTGCGACCCTCCCGGGGGCCCAGGGCCCCCCGGGCCTGCCCCGGCCACCCACGGTCCCGCGCCGCTCAG TGCTCAGGAGCTGTCCCAGGAAATCAAGGCTTTTCTGACTGGTGTAGACCCGATTCTGGGCCACCAGCTGTCTGCCCGGGAACATGCCCGCTGTGGTCTGCTCTTGCTCCGCTCTTTGCCACCTGCTCGGGCTGCTGTGCTTGACCACTTGCGAGGTGTCTTTGATGAGAGTGTCCGGGCCCACCTGGCTGCTCTGGATGAAAGCCCTGTGGCTGGCCCACCTCACCtccgcccacccccaccctcccacatcCCTGCTGGGGGACCTGGCCTggaggatgtggtgcaggaagtGCAGCAGGTGCTGTCTGAGTTCATCCGGGCCAACCCCAAGGCCTGGGCACCTGTGATCAGTGCGTGGTCCATTGACCTGATGGGCCAGCTGAGCAGCACATACTCCGGCCAGCACCAACGTGTGCCCCATGCTACCGGCTCTCTCAACGAATTGTTGCAGCTGTGGATGGGCTGTCGGGCCACACGCACCTTAATGGACATTTATGTGCAGTGCCTCTCGGCTCTCATTGGTAGTTGCCCAGATGCCTGTGTGGATGCCCTGCTGGACACCTCTGTCCAGCATTCCCCACACTTTGATTGGGTTGTGGCTCACATTGGCTCCTCTTTTCCTGGCACCATCATTTCCCGAGTTCTCTCCTGTGGCCTTAAGGACTTCTGTGTTCATGGTGGGGCTGGAGGTGGAGCTGCTGGCAGCAGTGGCAATTCTCAAACGCCCTCTGCAGACCCCTTCCCTGGATCTCCTGCTATCCCTGGGGACAAAAGGGTGCCTAAGATCGCGTCAGTGGTGGGAATCCTGGGGCACCTGGCCTCCCGCCACGGAGACAGCATCCGCAGGGAGCTCCTGAGAATGTTCCATGATAGCTTGGCCGGGGGCACCGGGGGCCGGAGTGGGGACCCCTCCCTTCAGGCCACAGTCcccttcctcctgcagctggcgGTCATGTCACCTGCTTTGCTGGGCACGGTCTCTGGAGAGCTGGTGGATTGCCTTAAACCCCCATCTGTGTTGAGCCAGCTACAGCAACATCTGCAGGGATTTCCCCGAGAGGAGCTGGACAACATGCTGAACCTGGCTGTGCACCTGGTGAGCCAGGCCTCCGGGGCAGGTGCCTACCGTCTCTTGCAGTTCCTGGTGGACACAGCCATGCCTGCCTCCGTGATTACCACCCAGGGCCTGGCTGTGCCAGACACTGTACGTGAGGCCTGTGACCGGTTGatccagctgctgctgctgcacctGCAAAAACTGGTTCATCACCGGGGAGGGTCTCCAGGGGATGGGATTCTaggcccacccccacctcctcgcACTGTGCCCTTTCTAGATGCTCTAAGAAACCACGTGGGAGAGCTGTGTGGAGAGACATTACGATTGGAACGGAAGCGATTCCTCTGGCAGCACCAGCTCCTGGGTCTACTCTCTGTTTATACCAGACCTAGCTGTGGACCTGACGCCTTGGGTCATCTCCTGAGTTGGGCCCGAAGCCCTGAAGAGTTGAGTCTGGCTACCCAGTTATACGCTGGGCTGGTGGTCAGCCTCTCTGGCCTCCTACCCCTGGCCTTTCACAGCTGCCTGGCTCGGGTGCATgcagggactttgcagcctcTCTTCACGGCCAGGTTCCTGCGCAACTTGGCGCTGCTCGTGGGGTGGGAACAGCAGGGTGGGGAGAGCCCGGCAGCCTTAGGAGCCCGATTTGGAGAGTCTGCTTCAGCCCATCTGTCTGACCTGGCTCCTCTGCTGTTGCATCCTGAAGAGGAAGTAGCTGAAGCTGCTGCCACCCTCCTAGCCATTTGTCCCTTTCCTCCAGAATCCCTGTCCCCTTCCCAACTCCTGGGACTGGTGAGAGCTGGAGTGCATCGCTTCTTTGCCTCACTGAGGCTGCATGGCCCCCCGGGTGTGGCCTCCGCATCCCAGCTTCTTACCCGCCTGTCACAGACCTCCGCAGCAGGCCTCAAGGCTGTCCTGCAACTGCTAGTTGAGGGAGCCTTGCACCGGGGCAACACTGAACTTTTTGGAGGGGAAGTGGATGGGGATGGCGAGACACTCTCAGTTGCCTCAACTCCTTTGACTTTTGCCTCCCTGTTGGACACAAACCGACGACACACCGCAGCTGTACCAGGGCCTGGAGGGATCTGGTCCGTTTTCCACGCTGGAGTCATAGGCCGTGGCCTAAAGCCACCCAAGTTTGTGCACTCCCGCAATCAGCAGGAAGTGATCTATAACACCCAGTGCCTCCTCAGGCTCCTGGTGCACTGCTGCAGTGCTCCTGGGGGCACCGAATGTGGAGGCTGCTGGGGGGCCCCGAGCCTGAGTCCAGAGGCTGCCAAAGCAGTGGCAGTGACTTTGGTGGAGAGTGTGTGTCCTGATGCAGCTGGTGCTGAGCTGGCCTGGCCCCCCGAGGAGCATGCCCGGGCCACCGTGGAGCGGGATCTCCGAATTGGTCGGCGTTTTAGGGAACAGCCCCTGCTCTTTGAGCTGCTGAAGCTGGTAGCGGCCGCTCCACCAGCCCTGTGCTACTGCTCCGTGCTGCTGCGGGGGCTGTTGGCTGCCCTCTTGGGTCACTGGGAAGCCTCGCGACACCCTGATACAACCCACTCCCCCTGGCACCTGGAGGCATCCTGCACCCTCGTGGCTGTCATGGCTGAAGGGAGCCTCTTGCCACCAGCCCTAGGTAACATGCACGAGGTATTCAGCCAACTGGCACCTTTTGAAGTGCGTCTGCTGCTGCTCAGTGTCTGGGGCTTTCTCCGGGAGCACGGGCCCTTGCCCCAGAAATTCATCTTCCAGTCCGAGCGGGGCCGCTTCATCCGGGACTTCTCCCGCGAGGgtggtggtgaaggaggaccCCATCTGGCTGTGCTGCACAGTGTCCTCCACCGCAACATTGACCGCCTGGGCCTTTTCTCTGGTCGATTCCAGGCCCCTGCACCATCCACTCTCCTTCGTCAGGGGACATAG